The sequence GAAAGTGAACCCGACCATGATCTTCTTGCGGCGCTCGGCGGCCAGACGGCACAGCTCCTCGCCCTGTTCGGTCAACAGGGTGAAAGGCTTTTCGCACAGCACGTGCTTGCCGGCCAGGAGGGCCTGCCGGGTCAGGTCGTAATGGGTGGAGGAGGGGGTGACAATGGCCACCGCCTGCACGGCACGATCGGCGAAGACCTCGGCCGGGTCGGTCACGAAACGGCAGTCACCCAGCGGCAGGGACTGGACCTTGCGGAAAGCTTTCTCGTTGGTGTCGCAGACATACTTGAGCGACGCCCGCGGGTGGTTGGCAAGGTTGCGCGCCACATTCGGCCCCCAGTGCCCGAGGCCGATCACGCCTACGTTCAGGATTTTTTTACCGGATTCAGTCTTCTGGCTCATCTTGACAGGAATTCCCGACGGATTGAGTGGAAAAGGCACGGACGGCCGGATCGATCCACAGCCCATTACTGTACGGGCTGTGCGGCCGACATAGACTTGACCTCAGGCAAAATAGCAATTTCCATGCCTGAGAGGTCGGGCAATGGGAGGGGAAACGCTTTATTTTTTCAGCCCGAACCGCAGGTAAAACAACGGTCTGAGAATACTCCACCAGCCCTTGAACGGCACCATTTTGGTGTAGCCCAGCTGGCGTTCCTTGGGGTAGTACTTGGTCACCGGGACCTCGGTGGCCTTGTAGCCCAGAGAGAGAACCATGTAATAGAAATACGGCTCCAGCTCATAGCGGTTTAGCCAGTCCTGCTTCAGATTGATCCGGGGGTCTTTCAGGATCGAGGCGCGGAACACGCGGTAGCCGTTGGTCCCGTCGGTGATCTTCCGGAACATCAGCGCGCTGAAAATCCAGGAATACACCTGGGTGAACAGGCTGCGGAACAGCGGGTGGTTGACCCTCTTGCCGCCTTTCATCCAGCGCGAGCCGTGGACATAGTCGTAGCCCTGGTCCACGATCTTCTCGAGGAAGCGCGTGACCTCGGCCGGCTCGTCCTGGTCATCGCCGGCCAGTTCGACTATGATCGAGAACCCCTTTTCCAGGCCATAGAAAAAGCCGGTGCGGTAGGCCGCGCCGGCCCCCATGTTCACCGCGTGCCGGACCACGGTGGCCCCGGCCTCGGCGGCCTCGGCCGCGGTGTTGTCCGTGGACCCGTCATCCACCACCACCACCTCGTCCACTATGTTCAGCGGCACCTTGCGCACGCTGTTTCCGATCTTGCCCGCCTCGTTGAGGCAGCCCATCACCGCCAGAATCTTTTCACCTTTGTACATTCAAATCGACCTGTCCCAGATTGATGGATGAAAAACAATTCGAAAAAACCGAAAAGGCAACTTATCGATCATTGATTACATAATATAGGTGGTTCAAAAAGCGTTGTCAAAATAAAAGCGCCATCCGTCAACCCTGCGGATAATTATATCCGATTATAATTGAACAAGCGATGTAGGATTGGAGGGCAACGGAAAACCGTGTGCGTATCTTGGGCATACCTCAGACTGGAAGAAACTGTTCCAATTTTTTAATCTGCCTCTTCCAGAGTTTCCCGGACCTTGGCGGCCAGTTCTCTCATCGAGAAAGGCTTCTGGAGAAAATGAACCCCCCTGTCCAGTACGCCGTGATGGGCGATCACGTTGGCCGTGTAACCAGACATGAAAAGATGTTTGAGGTCTGGATAGATGGGGGAAAGGTGTTTTACCAGGTCCCGGCCGTTCATCCCGGGCATGACAACGTCGGTCATCAGCAGGTGTATCCCGCCGGTGTAGTGCTTCGCCAGATTGATGGCCGCGGCTGGGCTGGAGACTGCCAGAACCGTGTACCCCAGGCGTTCGAGCATGGTCGTGGTCAGGTTCAGGATGGCTGGCTCGTCCTCCACCAAAAGGATTGTGCGGTCGCCGGGGGGCTCGGCCGCCGCCGGGCTTTCCTCCGGCTTGATCCTGATTTCACCGAAGTGCCTGGCCATATAGATGTTGAAAGTCGTACCCTGGCCCGGCTCGCTGTAGACATTGATAAAACTGTTGTTCTGATTCACGATGCCGTAAACGGTGGCCAGCCCGAGGCCGGTGCCTTTACCCACCTCCTTGGTGGTGAAGAACGGTTCGAACAGGTTTTTCATGGTTTCCCGGCTCATACCGCGACCGTTGTCACTCACCGACAGACATACATAATCTCCCGGGGTATAGCCAGAATGGCCCGCGCAGTAGAGTTCGTCCAGGGTCACATTCTTGGCTTCGATAACTATCCGGCCAGTGTCCGCGATGGCATCCCGTGCGTTGATGCACAGGTTGGCCAGTATCTGGTCGATCTGGGAAGGGTCGAATCTCACGGGCCAGAGCTCTTTGCCCGGGACCCAAACCAGATCCACATCCTCGCCGATCAGGCGTTTCAGCATGTTCAGCACGCCTTTTACCGTCTCGTTCAGGTCGAGGATCCTCGGGGTGACAGTCTGCTTGCGGGCGAAGGCCAGCAACTGCTGGGTCAAAGCGGATGAGCGCTCGGCGGCTTTCAGGATTTCATGCAGCTCGCCGTGGAGCGGCTGGTCCGGGGCCACCTGGGTCAAGGCCAGCTCCGTATGCCCGAGAATCACCAGGAGCATGTTGTTGAAATCATGGGCCACTCCACCGGCAAGCCGCCCGATGGATTCCATTTTCTGGGCCTGGGCCAGCTGTACCTGCAACTTCTCCTTTTCCTGCTCGGCCTGCTTGCGCAGGACAATTTTCCAGACTGCATCCATCATCAGTGTAAGCTGGCGGATATCCGAATCGTCGTAATCGTTCTGCTTGTCGGCCACACCGACCACGGCTGCGATTCGCCCTTCGCTGATAACCGGAATCGCCAGAAAATTGTGCAGGCGGCCGGGGGCATTGAATCCTTCTGAGACTGCAAGGCCCGGTGCGCCGTTGTTGTTCAGCACGAGGGCTTGTCTCTGCTGCACCACACGGTTGAGCAGGCCG comes from bacterium and encodes:
- a CDS encoding glycosyltransferase family 2 protein, whose translation is MYKGEKILAVMGCLNEAGKIGNSVRKVPLNIVDEVVVVDDGSTDNTAAEAAEAGATVVRHAVNMGAGAAYRTGFFYGLEKGFSIIVELAGDDQDEPAEVTRFLEKIVDQGYDYVHGSRWMKGGKRVNHPLFRSLFTQVYSWIFSALMFRKITDGTNGYRVFRASILKDPRINLKQDWLNRYELEPYFYYMVLSLGYKATEVPVTKYYPKERQLGYTKMVPFKGWWSILRPLFYLRFGLKK